A single Asterias rubens chromosome 13, eAstRub1.3, whole genome shotgun sequence DNA region contains:
- the LOC117298889 gene encoding interleukin-1 receptor type 1-like, whose protein sequence is MIITTFIITILMTTGGDCGCNLHQRNGTDLGFTGPPSVKQHVTLQGYNTIKCPAINFCRVEWLKDSKPYPWDWTQPNGMTLTEVGLEDDARVLKFKSAYYDARGVYTCVIFNDTHSLSRSTKLQVDRPFWYKEPVLIGDASCRNQTANIGENITLSCSFYAGGDPESVAVYWLRPNVSSTENQAQWLSLSASNWGLTKYFSEPGVSDIRNISRPSASKPPTASNELRLVGITEEAYGQYIVRANNNGLPTEVFLMVSSPPEDEHDKAWLAPIFIFAFVTVLFLLVKMMAVDVKLWYSDKYGLDEQNDGKLYDAYISYSWNEADREFVLNILLPYLEKFGYNVFIPEIHTIPSNVFLEELSRALTSSRRFIMVITPSYTSSQFSQYEVHHATDVMSSKLATCIIPILMGVSLYKDSSPLSCPSSPTSISTASSSLSLSCSSSSSQDSSSSDCSSEMPSPSYFSPSSKKVKMDFRLCPLLGQLLTVVKPIKTSRKVVNILCNYNRFLKKLRLRMPKPPGRKQDALTPLEMVNVPHNKRLVDNEVLPEEYVSDDGYIHHGHPKMYPMGHDINVTAADRPRPILHPELQRGLSEVEERQLHTVIADIHATNKTSRETDTGERHQTKPRINTHRHQTMQWSSSIGDQEGLPPA, encoded by the exons CCTAATGACAACAGGCGGGGACTGTGGTTGCAATTTACATCAAAGGAATG GTACAGATCTTGGGTTCACCGGACCACCCTCCGTGAAGCAACACGTTACACTCCAAGGGTATAACACTATAAAATGCCCAGCAATCAACTTCTGTCGAGTGGAGTGGTTGAAAGATTCAAAGCCTTATCCATGGGATTGGACCCAACCTAATGGCATGACTCTAACCGAAGTTGGCCTGGAGGACGACGCTCGGGTTTTAAAGTTCAAGTCAGCGTATTACGACGCGCGAGGAGTGTACACCTGCGTCATCTTCAATGATACCCACTCACTAAGCCGTTCGACAAAGCTTCAAGTTGATC GTCCATTTTGGTACAAAGAACCTGTCCTAATTGGAGACGCATCCTGCAGGAATCAAACAGCAAACATCGGGGAGAACATCACACTTAGTTGCTCGTTCTACGCTGGGGGAGACCCAGAGTCTGTGGCTGTGTACTGGCTTAGGCCCAACGTTTCGTCCACGGAAAACCAAGCTCAATGGCTGTCCCTTTCCGCTTCCAATTGGGGacttacaaaatatttttcCGAGCCGGGAGTTAGTGACATAAG GAACATCAGTAGACCTTCAGCCAGTAAACCACCCACAGCCAGCAATGAACTTCGACTAGTCGGTATTACTGAGGAGGCGTACGGTCAGTACATTGTCCGGGCAAACAATAATGGCTTGCCTACTGAGGTGTTCCTGATGGTTTCGAGTCCACCCG aaGATGAACATGACAAGGCTTGGCTAGCTCCCATTTTCATCTTTGCTTTTGTAACTGTCCTGTTTCTGCTTGTAAAAATGATGGCGGTAGATGTCAAGCTCTGGTATTCGGACAAGTATGGACTCGATGAACAGAATG ACGGGAAGCTTTACGACGCCTATATCTCTTACAGTTGGAATGAAGCTGACCGGGAATTTGTTCTCAATATCCTCCTACCATATTTGGAGAAATTTGGGTACAATGTTTTTATTCCAGAGATACACACAATACCCTCAAACG TTTTCTTGGAGGAGCTGAGTAGAGCATTGACTTCAAGTCGTCGTTTTATTATGGTCATTACGCCAAGTTACACTTCCTCACAGTTCAGTCAGTACGAGGTGCACCATGCCACTGATGTCATGTCATCCAAGCTGGCTACGTGTATTATTCCCATCTTGATGGGTGTGTCTCTTTATAAAGATTCATCACCTCTTAGCTGCCCATCCTCCCCTACATCAATCTCAACAGCATCATCGTCTTTATCACTTTCATGCTCGTCCTCCTCTTCCCAAGACTCCTCTTCATCCGACTGCTCATCCGAAATGCCATCTCCAAGTTATTTTTCGCCATCTTCAAAAAAAGTCAAGATGGATTTCAGATTGTGTCCTCTCCTCGGGCAGCTTCTGACTGTCGTAAAGCCAATAAAAACTTCCAGAAAGGTGGTTAACATACTGTGCAATTATAACAGGTTCCTTAAGAAACTGCGATTGCGTATGCCAAAACCCCCAGGTAGAAAACAAGATGCCTTAACGCCTCTTGAAATGGTAAACGTGCCACACAACAAACGTCTTGTGGATAATGAAGTGCTGCCTGAAGAGTACGTGTCAGATGATGGGTACATACATCATGGTCATCCGAAGATGTATCCAATGGGACATGACATTAATGTCACTGCTGCGGATAGGCCTAGACCTATTCTTCATCCAGAATTGCAGAGAGGATTATCAGAAGTTGAAGAAAGACAACTTCACACAGTTATCGCCGATATCCATGCCACAAACAAAACTTCAAGAGAAACTGATACGGGAGAGAGGCACCAGACGAAACCACGTATCAACACTCACAGGCATCAAACTATGCAATGGAGCTCATCAATTGGTGATCAAGAAGGGTTGCCCCCGGCGTGA